GAGCAATCGGCTACGGGGATATCATATTTTTGTTGATGATATTTCGCTGGTTCATGTCAATTTTTCCGATCGCTTCAGTGAAGCTGTCGAAGCCAAGCAAATTGCGGAACAGGAAGCCAAGCGAGCGGAGTTTTTGACCCTGAAAGCCGCCCGAGAAGCGGAAGCAAGGGTTAATTGGGCCAGGGGTGAGGCCGAAGCACAACGACTCCTCAAAGAACACCTGACCCCAGAGTTAATTCAACGCCAGGCGATCGAGCGGTGGAATGGTCAATTACCGACCATCATCGGTAGCGAAGGATTAAAGCTCTTTAACCTAGAATCTCCGCCCAAGGCTGTAAATTCCACCCCAAATCGCTAGGAAAGGGATTGCTACTCTTGAAAGCTCAAACCATCCGGCAAGGTTAGGATTCCGAACTGCACCAACGCCACCACCAAAATTGTATAGGCCGTGGAAGACAGCAATCCTGTGACCAGCGTTTTCCGAAAACTTTTATTTTGATCCTCCTTTTGAACCATTTCCGTCGCCCCAAATTGCATCATCAGAATTCCCACCACATTCGAGAGCCAATAGCCCACGATCGCACCCCCGAAAAAACTGTGCGGAATTAGCCAATTGCAGAGCGCACCAAAGCCATAGGCGATCGGCAGATTAAAAATCAAATCATTCCACCAGCACAGTGGCGAGAGCAGATAGCCCACAACAACCAGCAGCCCACCTTTCAATTTTTTCAGGAGTTTGAATCCCAGCGTTTGGGATTCTACCGCTGTGATTTCTTGCTGAAACTGAGCAATCGCTTGGGCATCTTGACGGGTTGCCCCATTGGTTGCATTGGCGGTGTTCATGGCTGTGTTAAGGGATTCATCAATGGGCAACGGATGGGTGGGTGAGGGTTGGGAAGTCATAGATTCCATAGTTGTGATCAAAGGATTGCGGTAGAGAGACACAATAACTTGGCATTGCTTGGTTGAAAGTTAACCAAAGTCATTGTTTCAGCAAGAATCAAAGTCATTTTTTAATGACTTAAGTTTAGCCCATAAAACCAAATTGACATTAGCGGCACAAGGAAGGTCAGAATTAAGTTCAATGGAATTCCCACCCTGGTGAAGTCTAAGAATTTGTAGCCTCCTGGCCCATAAACCATTGTATTAGTTTGATAACCGATCGGGGTTAGGTAGCTATTTGAAGCCGCAAACATCACCACCAGCATGAACGGCAAAGTGTAGAATTCCAGGGTTTCCGCAACCTTCACCGCGATGGGCAACATTAATAAAACCGCCGCATTATTAGACAGGGCTTCAGTGAAGAGGGTTGTTACGCCATAGAACAAAACTAACAGCCAAAACCCCGAAAGATGTCCTCCCACTTGCGTTAATTGTGATGCTAACCAGTCAGTAGCTCCTGATTTTTCCATAGCGGTTCCTAGGGGCATCAGACCCGCCAGGAGAAAGATAATATCCCAGCGAATGACTCGGTAAATTTCTCGAGGCCGCAAAATTCCCGTGGCAATTACCAAGACAACACCCGCCAGAGCGCTAACCAAAATGGGAACCGTTTCCGTGGCAGCAGCCAGCACGGTTCCTAGGGCGATCGCCAGGGCTAAACCAGCCTTGTCCCGCTTTAAGGGTTCCAGTTCTCGCGGTTCTACTACTAATAATTCAGGGCTGGATTGCAGGCCGCGCAAACTGTCATGTGGCCCTTGCACCAATAGAACATCACCAAACCGCAAACGAACATCCCGCAACCGTTCGCACAAGCAATCTTGTCCACGACGAATGGCTAAAACCGTGGAGTTATATCGTTGCCGAAATCGCAGTTCTTGTAAGCTAGAACCGATGAGGCTAGAGTTCGAAATAATTAAGGCTTCCGCAATCGATCGCTCGTTAGATTCGAGGGAAAATTTGGCATCGGGTAGGATTTCCAGCCCCCGTTCATCCTTCAGGGTCAGCAGGCGATCGCGGTTGCAGCGAACCAGCAAAATATCCCCTGCCATTAACAGCCAATCGTGGCTTACAGGTCTATAGGTAATGCCATCGCGAATCACTTCCAAAACATCAAGATCATATCGGTGATGAAAGTCACTGGCTGGCAGCGATTTCCCAATCAAAGAGGACTGATGGGTCACAATAATTTCGCTGAAATAATCACGCAGCCCATAGTTTTCAACGGTTGAAATTTCACCGGGCTTCCGTCGATCGGGCAGAAGATTGGGAGCCGCCAGTGCCAAGTAGCACAGACCAATCACAAAGACGATCAGGCCCATGGGTGCAAACTCAAACAGGCCAAATTCTCCATAGCCCAGTTGCTTAGAAAGTCCACTGGCTACCACATTGGTTGAAGTACCAATTACTGTAATCGTGCCGCCAAGCACAGTGGCATAGGACAGCGGAATTAATAGCTTTGAGGTAGAGATATTCTGTTTTCGGCACCAATTTTCCACAATCGGAATAAACACCGCCACCACGGCTGTGTTGTTCAGAAATGCTGTGATCGGCCCCACAATTGACCCCAGCACAAAAATTTGACGAGTTGGATTCTTGCCGCCTTTTTGTTGCAGAAATTCACTGACCACTTGAATCGCACCTGTACGTTCGATCGCGGCACTCAGCACAAACATTGCCATAACCGTGATCGTTGCTGAATTACTAAATCCAGCGATTCCCTCTTCGGGAGTGATGAGTCCTAGGAGAATTAGCAAAACAGCAATTCCAATTGCTGTGATATCAACGGGTAACCATTCCACAATGAATAGGAAGAATGTGATCGCCAAAACACCAAGAGTAAGCGCAATAGACATTGTTAGCTACGGTTTTAAGAAAAACCGCTAGAAGCGAAGAGATTTAATTGTCATGAAATTTCTAAGGTTCTTGAGAACAACAACTTAAAATTTCATGATCATTACAAGGCAGATTTTTTTTCAAGCATCCAATCATTTAGTAGAGCACCTAACTGCACCCAGAAAATTATTCAGAGATCAGATCAAAGCACCTTAAACAGGATTGTAGATAGTTCATTCATTAATCTTGACTAAATCGACCGACAAACCGTAGTTTATGGACAAAAAAACGGTTTGTCGGTAAACTATCACTCAATCTCTTGGGACTCATCTAACTCTGCAATGGTGATTAATTCAGCCATCAAGGATTCTACCCTTTGCCGTTTTAGGGGATCGTTCAAAGCTCCCGACTGCTGTAACCGACGATAGGTATAACTCCAACGATCTCGCAGAGAGCTGGGTAAGTTGGAAGTTGTTTCAGGACTGTTGAGGCTGGCTACCTGTTTACGAATTTCGGAGAGTGATAAATCTCGTGAAATTGCTTCTTGTAATAGATGATTTTGTTGATTGGGTTGCCGAACTCTGGAAATGGCCAACGCTTTGGTGTAGGACAACTGACCTTGGCGCAACGCATTGAGAATGGCTTCTGGCAGCTTCAGCAGGGGCAGCCGATTGCTGACAAAGGACTCCCAAGTCATGGTTCCGATCGACTGGAAAATGGTGCGAATCGTCTCTCGTTCTGCATTACCCATAACGTTATGAGTTTTTTTGCCCTTGGCTTGATTTCGCAAGCGGTGCAACAGCAAAACGATCGACTCAGCAGGCTGTTGAAGCTCCAGGGACAGCAATTTTAAAATACTTTCGGTTTCCTCGATCGGGTTGAGATCTTCACGCTGCAAATTTTCCAGAAGGGCAATTCGCAGGGCTTCCCGATCGCTCAGGGCCCGAATAATTACGGGTACTTGCGATAGACCAACCTTTTGGGCCGCACGATATCGCCGCTCACCAGCTACTAATTCATAGCGCCGCTCATCAATGGGACGAACTAACAGCGGCTCCAAAATTCCATATTGGGCGATCGATTGAGCAAGGCTATGGAGGGCAATCGGGTCAAAATACCGTCTTGGCTGACTGCTTGGAAGCTGTATATCACTGAGGGCCAAGGTCGTGGGGTACTGAGCTTGGCTATGGAGAGGCACCACAGAAGATTCCTGGGACAATTCTTTAAGTTCTAGGGGGCGAAGTTGGGGATTGACAGCGCTCATTGGGTTAGCAATTCCAGGTTTAGCGCAGTTGCAAATGGCATTTTGCAGTTGCTTTTGACCTAAAATACTATATCCCGATCAAAAAACCGTACTTTATCTGGAAATTACCCAACGGGTCTCGCCCATCATTGGCGCACGACTGGCTCAGCACTGGCTCAGCAGTGACGCATCATTGGCTGATCAATGGTCTATTCCTAACTAATAACTGACTAGTAATTGCTCAAAAACCCGAGAAATTTTGGTCTGAAAGCGCTGTCGATGGCGCAACTTCAAAAAGGGGCGACGAATTTCCAAAACCGATGACTGCTCGGGATCAATGATCGGAACCGCACGCATAGTCCGAAGCTGCAACTCTTTTTCAACGATCAGTTCTGAAATGGCTGCCGCTCCCACGCCTTCCTCCACCAGAACTTTCACCATTTCTCCGGTGGTTAGCACCAGGGCGATCGGCAAACTTGAAGGATCCACCTGCCAACTCAATAAGGCTTCTTCAAATCGCTGTTGAGTGCCCGATCCTGGTTCGCGCATTAACCAAGCCGTTTCTGACAATTGATGGGTTTCCACAAATGGCAGCTCAAACCAAGGGTGCGAAGGGCCCACCACAATCACTAGGCGATCGCCCCCAACAATGGCCTTTTCTAAGTGCCGTTGGGTTGAGGGCAACACTTCCCCTTCAATTAATCCCAAATCAAACGCGCCCGTCGCCGTTCCTGTGCAAATTTCCTCAGTATTAGCGAGGGTGCAATTCACCACAATGCCCGGATGACGACGCTTAAATTCTCCAATTTTGCGCGGTAGCCAATAATTCCCGATCGTGAGGCTAGACCCCAAATGCAATTCTCCTCGCTGCATTTCATTGAGTTCACGCAAGCCTCGTTCTGTCAAAGCCACCCGATCGAGAATATCCCTAGCTTCTGCTTGCAACAATCGCCCAGCATCCGTCAGTTCTACGCGCCGCCCAATGCGATGAAACAGACGCAGACCATAACTGTCTTCTAGGGACTGAATTGCAGCGCTCACCGCAGGCTGCGTTAGATAAAGGGACTCTGCGGCTCGCGTGAAGTGTAAATATTCCGCAACCGCCAAGAAAATTTGCAACCGATCAAGCGTTATTCCAGACATTTCACCAAACTTAAAATTTCAATTAAAATCTCGATCTATTTTCAAAATTTCCGTTCATCGCGAGAATTTTTGGCTTCTTTCAACCAAGATTTCGAGCTTGTTGAGGTTCTCATCAATTTTATTGATGGTTTTGAGAAAAAACAGTAGTTGCTTAAACTCAGCCAACTCCTTAATCTGTAGTTAATTTGATCGATGTGCTCCAAAATACTTGTCAAAGCAACATCGATATGCAACACGAACAGCAACAGAATTCACAGACTGAACGAGTCATGAATGCCTAGTCATCAATCATAGAGAGTTATCCCTTTTACTTCAGATAACTTTCAGGCTTCAGATCAGTTCATCACTCAGTATTCTGGTCTCATTGAGGGATCGCATGACTACAGAACTTGCAGTGAACCGTAGTGTTCACGGTCTCAAGGCAGAATGTTTACCCTTTGGTGAAGTTCTTGGCCAATCCATCGCGGTAATCGCTCCGATCACAACCCCTGCCGCTAACTTAGGGTTAGTCTTTGCCCTGGCGGGAAATGGCACTTGTCTTAGCTTTTTGTTGGGAACGATCGGGCTGATTTTTGTCAGTATCAACATCAATCAATTTGCCCGTCGTTCCGCCTCTCCCGGATCGCTCTACACCTACATTTCCAAAGGTCTTGGCCCCACAGCCGGTGTTATCTGTGGTTGGGGTCTTCTGCTGGGCTATTTGCTCACGGGGATGGCGGTTCTTTGTGGCTTTGCCAATTTTGGTCAAATCTTTTTAGGCAGTTTGGGCATTCACACCCACATCATCACCCTGCTGGCTTTAGGAACCGTGGTTGCTTGGTATGCCGCCTACCGAGATATCGAATTATCAGCAAGAACATTGTTGATTTTGGAAGGCATTTCTGTTCTGTTCATTTTGCTCTTGGGGGGAATTGTTTGGGCTAAAACAGGCTTTGCCCTTGATCCACTACAGTTGACCTTAGCTGGTGCAACCCCCAGCGGTGTTGCCATGGGATTAGTGTTAGTGGTTTTTGGCTTTTCTGGTTTTGAAAGTGCCACCACTCTTGGGGATGAAGCGCAAAAACCCCTATCCAGTATTCCGAAGGCTGTCCTAGGCAGCACAGTGCTTTCGGGGTTGTTTTTCTTGGTTATGGCCTATATCGGTGTGGTGGGGTTCAATCATGCCGGAGGAAATTTGGCAGGTCATGAAGAGCCTCTCAGTTTCTTAGCTACCTGGGCTGGTGTTGGATTCCTGGGCCAAGCGATCGGGATTTGTGCGTTGGCTAGCTTTTTCGCTTGTGTTTTAGGCAGCATTAATCCTGCTGCTCGCATCTTTTTCACCATGGCGCGGCATGGTCTCTTTCACTCGGCTTTTGGTGAAGCCCACGACACCAATAGCACGCCCCATATTGCTGTTTCTTTCATCTCCGTTCTACTCTTTTTAGTGCCTGCTTCAATGACCATTTTTGGTCTTAAGGCCTTCGAATCCATGGCGTATTTGGGCACGATGTGTACCTATGGATTTTTGGTGACCTACATTTTGGTATCGATCGCTGCGCCGGTTTATCTCTATCGAATTGGCAAATTAAAGCCCATTGATGGGGTCATTGGTCTGCTGGGCGCTGGTTTCATGATGTTGCCAATTTTGGGCATGGTCGGAATTCCTGGAAGTACTTGGTTTCCCGTGCCGGAAGCACCTTACGATGCATTTCCCAAGCTCTTTTTGCTTTACCTAGGTTTGGGTTGTGGCTGGTTTTTCTGGCAGCGATCGCGCTCTCCCAAAATGATTCGGCGAATGCAGCACTCGATCGAAGCGATCTATGTCCGGTTTGAAGAGTCCGAAGATGCTGACTGCTAATCGATTGCTTGGTTCAATCTCGATCGGCTCTACTTCACTTCTAGTCCCTTCTTCTGCAACCCTTTCCTATGGACAACTTACTGACCGTAATCCCCACGAGTGTTGCTGCCTTTGCAGCCACAAACATTGACGATATTGCAATCCTGATGTTGCTTTTTTCTCAGGTCAATGCCAATTTTCGTCATTACCACGTGGTCGCTGGGCAATATCTAGGGTTTTCAGCTCTGGTAGGCGCAAGTTTGTTGGGTTTCTTTGGGGGCATGGTTTTGCCCCACCATTGGCTAGGTTTGCTGGGTCTAATCCCGATCGGCATGGGACTGGGCAGATTGTTTGACCGGGGTGAAGATGCCACCGATGAAGAACTAAACCTAGCCATTGACGGCGATGGAACATCACCCCACTGGATGAATTTAGTGGGGCCCCAAAGTCTCAGCGTCGCAGCCATCACGATCGCCAACGGGAGCGACAATGTGGGCATTTACACGCCCTTGTTTTCCCATAGCTCAGTGCCAGAGCTAATTCTAACCATTCTGGTTTTCCTAGTTTTGGTTCCTGTTTGGTGTTACATTGCTCATCGACTCACCCATCAAGCCCAAATTGCAGATTGGTTAGCCCATCGGGGTCAAACCATGGTTCCTCTAGTACTCATCGCGCTCGGGATTTATATCATCCTTGATAGTGGAGCCATGAGTCCGGGTTTGTTGGCTGCTAGCTGCACTTGTTTGGTGGCTTTAACTTGGCGACCCCAGCAACTGAGTGAAGTTCCCGAAAAGGGTGATTCTTGAGACGATCGCTGCGATTCTTACGACTCTTGCAATGCTTTTTGCCCTAAACATCATGTCCGAGCACCATGATTGATCAGCGCCCCTTAGCTGAGCTAGCGATTAGTGCTTTTGTGGCGGGAACCAGTTCCTTCATTGCCACAAATATCGATGATGTGGTGGTGCTGATGGTGTTGTTTGGTCGCCCCGATCGGCTCTTCCGCGATCGACAAATCCTGATCGGGCGCTATCTGGGGTTTGGTCTGATTGTGTTAGCCAGCTTGGTGGGGTTTTGGGGAGGATTACTGCTCCCTTCCTGGTCCATTGGGCTATTGGGCTTTCTCCCGATCGGGATCGGCATTTCGCAACTGCGCGCTTCTCAATCTCAGGAATCAGAATCCTCCGCTCCTGAACTAGATTCGTTCGGATCTGAGCATCAAGCGTTAACCGAGCGATCGCCCAATTTAGCTTTTCGACATCGAGTCAAGAAACTACGTCAATGGCTGCCTTGGCTATCCCCTCAAGTCATCCAAGTGACAATGATTACGCTTGCCTGCGGTGCTGACAACATTGGAATTTACATTCCTCTGTTTGCCTCCTGCAACTGGGTGGAACTCAGCATTATCCTTTGGGTTTTCTTTGCAGGTGTAGGATTGCTTTGTTGGCTAACACGCCGGTTCAGTCGCCATCACATGATCACCCAATGGATTAGCCGATTTGGTCATCAATTTGTTCCTTGGATTTTCATTGCTCTGGGAATAGGAATTTTCTGGGAGAGCAACCTTCCGCAACTGCTATTTTCCTTCATGCTTCCTTAAGCTCAAGATCTTGGCAAAACCAGAGGACTTTGTTAGACTTTTTGAGTCACGAAAGGCTATATCTAGCTCGTTGATTTAGTTGCTTCAATTCAGGTTTTTTAAGGGTTCAACAAGCAAAATCGCTCATTAAATTGCTCACTCTTGAATTAAACCAATCAAAGTAACTCAAAATAGCAATCTTTCTCAAACTTTCACCTCATTTCATTGTTCGAGAACGCATTGAAGCCAATGCATTGGTTTGGAGATTACTAACTGCCACCATGCGGTGATTTTAAACCAGGCAATTCGGTTTGAATGATTGCAAGATTTTGTAGCAACAGAACAGAGTTTTAGGCATCAAATGAAAAGCCTTTCTCGTCAAGGCCCATGCTAGCAGTTTTTGCTTTTTTGTGTTCTTCGAATCTTTTCAGGTTGTTTAATTTTTCCTAAATTGGAAAACCAAAGCAAGAAATCGTGGGCAATTTTTTACAAGCATTAATGTTCAGCCACCCACCATAGTTGGGATCGGCTTGAAGCGTAGAGCATTGCGAAATTTGCAGAATTTTCAGTCATCAATCAGTCATCAAGAGGAAAGAGCATGAACGTTGCCCAAGGGTTTTTAAAGGGTTTTGTCCCAGGGATTGTCCAGAATTTTCTAAGCGGGCAAGGACTGAGAACGGCGGTTTTGGGATCCTTCAGCCGCTGGATGACGATCGGGGGTTGCCTGTTGGTTTTTGTGGTTAATTTGCTTTGCGCTCCTCCGGCCTTAGCCGATCGCCCCTTGAGTGAAAGTTCCGATTACTTGGCAGCCAGCCAAGCCTTGAACCAGCTAACAGCCGAACGTCAGCAAAAGCAGAATGCGGGGGAAGCCATTCCCGAACCCTTGGAATCGCAAATTGAACAACTAACAGCCCAAACCTTTGCGTTGGAGTCCGGCGAGACCTGGGGCCAATGCGAAAACACCAGCGGCCAGGTAGTTGGAGTTTACGGGCCAGAGCCGGATGACGTGGACAACTATCGCTACAACGCTGGTCTTTACTTCTTGGCCAATGGGGAAACCACCGCGATCGAGTGGGACTGCGAAGGGGTTTTGATTCCCAAGGGAACCAAGGCGATCGCCACCCTTCCCGACGGAACCAATCAGGAATTTACCGGTTTGGCCGCGCTCAAAGTTGCTGACGGCACGCGCGTCACCATCAGCCAAGATCCCGAGGGCCAATTAACCCTCAGCACAGCGCCCACGGCAGCAGTTAACACCAGCAAAGCAAAATGGCCGCTGCCCAGCCTGTCCCAGAAAGTGATTAATCAGCGCCCTCTGGATGCCCCAACCCTCACTACCGATGACTGATGGGCTAAACACCACGGGGATCAGCACTTTGGGTAAGCATTCATCATCCCAACCAAACCTGCTGGGCATCGGCGGGGCGGTCACGATTCAAGGACTCTGTGCGCTATACCTGGTTAGCCATCTCCAGCAACCAGCGCCCTGGGATGTGCAGTTTTTAGAACTATTGCATCAACAGGCCACCCCTTGGCTCGATCGCCTCGCCCTTTGGCTCACACCGCTGGGAACCCGCTGGGGAACGTTTCCGCTGTTCATCATGGGTCTTTTGTCCCTAGCGAACCAACGGCAATGGCGTAAGTTGCTCTACTGGATGAGTGCGATTGGCGGTACAACAGTCATAGCCACTCTGCTGAAAGTGGTTTGGCACCGAGCAAGGCCCAGCCTTTGGCCCTCGCTGCTGGCCCCAGACCATTACCCTGCTGATTGGGCCTTTCCCAGCACCCACGCGGCCGCTAGCCTCTCGTTGGTTTTGGCCCTTGGCGCTTTGTATTCCAGCCAACAGCCGCTCGATCGCCCCTATGGATGGGTCTGGCGTTGGTCGATCGCGGGGCTGGGTGGTGGCTTTGTTCTGCTCATTGCCTGGACAAGGCTCTATCTCGGGGTTCACTTCCCCAGTGACATCATTGGCGGCTGGTCGATCGCCTACCTGATCACACAAGTGGCCAATCGATTGATCCTCAGCCCCACGGATCCAGTTCAGCTACCATCAACCCCTTCAAGTTTGCTTACTCGTCGTTGAGTCGTGATTCATGATCCAGGGTGATTAATGCTCAACAGCTTAATGCTCAACAGCGATCAATCATTCTGGATCATTGACTGCGAACAATGACTACGAACAGTGGCTGTGAAAAATGATTGTGAACAATTCACCAGCAGTCTGAAAATTTGCTTGCCCAGATACCATCATTAACCTGGTTTCTAGCTTCCAACTTTCTCAACTCAGCAACCAAGCACAATGGCTGAATTCCTTGGTGTGACCAAGCACCAAGAGCCGGATTCCTCCAGTTATTTTTCAGCCATTCCCTATGGATTTTCTCTAATTACTAGTCATCAGGATGGGGCGGGGTGAATATTTTTGAGTTTTCATTCTTAGTTTGGGCCGGTTCATTCGCGGCCGGCTTCTTAGGAGCCTTGACCGGTCTTGGGGGCGGCGTGGTGATTGTGCCTCTGCTCACCTCGGTTTTTGGGGTCGATATTCGCTACGCGATCGGGGCCTCCTTAATTTCTGTCATTGCCACTTCCGCCGGTTCCGCCGCAACCTATATTCGATCGGGATTTGCCAACTTACGTCTCGGGATGTTTTTAGAAGTGGCAACGACCCTTGGATCTTTCGTAGGAGCCACCTTAGCCACCGTTGTGCCCGTCAAAGCCCTGACCGTTGTGTTAGGAACCGTCCTGCTTTATTCCGCTTTTTTTGCTCAACAATCCACCCCCAAGGAAGCCGAATTAACCGAGCCAGGTTCCTTGGCTGAACGCTTGCAACTCGATAACTGCTATCCCACCCCCAACGGAGAAGGAACGATCGCCTATACCGTTCGTTCGGTTCCCACCGGTTTTAGCTTAATGGCCGTGGCCGGGCTGCTTTCAGGATTGCTCGGCATCGGTTCCGGCTCCTTGAAAGTCTTGGCGATGGATCGCGTCATGGGTTTACCGTTCAAGGTTTCCACCACCACCAGCAACTTCACGATCGGGGTCACCGCTGCCATGTCGGCCGGCGTTTATTTATCCCGAGGCTACGTGGATCCCGGCCTCTCAATGCCCGTGATGTTGGGCGTTTTGATGGGAGCCATGGTCGGTGCAAGAGTGCTGATTGGAGCCAAGCCAGAATGGTTGCGCTGGCTCTTTTCCATTGTGTTAGTGCTCCTAGCAATCAAAATGATTTATAACGGATTAATTACTTAGAAATTACGCACTTTCAGCTCATCAGCTCAATTGCAAAGTTGAGACCAAACAGAATTTTAACGCTCGTAATTCACAGCAGCCCAAGTGACAATGGAGATTGCATCAATGATGAAGGGTAAGTCTTCCGATCAGGCGATCGCCATGACTGCAGCGAATAGTCCCATTTCTCCCTTGGAATCTTCGCCAGTTGATTTAGAAACTCGAAAAAGCACCGATCACAGCCTTGAGTTAGCCGTTAGCCACGTATTGTGGTGGGGAATGATCATTGCGAGTTCGATCGTCTTTGCCGGCGGCTGCATCTATATCTTTCGCCATGGGGGTGAGCCAGCCAGCTTCCGTGTCTTTGTGGGAGAACCCCGCGAACTTTGCTCCCCTTGGGGTGCTGCGAAATCTGCCCTTTCGGGTCATGGTCGCGGCTGGATTCAAGTGGGCATTATGCTGCTAGTTGCAACACCCATTATTCGGGTTGCTCTGTCTTGGTTCACTTTTTTGCGTCGTCAAGATTGGCTTTATTTTGCAATCACTTCGATTGTTTTTGGAGGACTCATTTACAGTTTTGCGGGTGCTTATTTCCAGTAATTCCTAAGACTGGTTTTGCTGGCACTGATCTTATTTTTGCCAGTTCCCAAAGTTAGAGTCTTGCAAATTTCTAATTAATATTTAGTATTTGAAAATTTGGACTTGAAAATTTGGATTTGAAAACTTGGCATTTGGGCGGGAACACTCCATCGCGCACCCGCCGAAATGGCATATCCAGGGATTTCACGAGCAATCCCATTAGGGATCACCCTATTCAGCAATCCTCTTGAGGGCTGGTTCTCTAGGTTGCTAAGGGAAAAACACGCACCGATCGGGGCCGTGCATAGACCTGTTGCTCTCGTTCAATGTGGAGTCGGTGATAGTGATCTCGGTTCACAGAAGCCGTCAAAGATGGGCCATTCTCCAGTTTCAAATGCACCTGCACTTCCCATCCCAAATGCATGATGCGATCGACCGTCGCGGGTAAGGCCTTGTCATCCACAGGATCGGTCACAATTTCCACATCAT
This portion of the Limnothrix sp. FACHB-406 genome encodes:
- a CDS encoding DUF1634 domain-containing protein, with the translated sequence MTAANSPISPLESSPVDLETRKSTDHSLELAVSHVLWWGMIIASSIVFAGGCIYIFRHGGEPASFRVFVGEPRELCSPWGAAKSALSGHGRGWIQVGIMLLVATPIIRVALSWFTFLRRQDWLYFAITSIVFGGLIYSFAGAYFQ